TAGGAAATAAAGCTGATAAACAGCAACCTTTACAGTTTAATTTTACCTATACATTTTATAAATAATAAGATGAGTAACACAAAATATACAGAAGACGATCTACGTGAAGATCTTGCCAGTCAAAAACAATATGAGTTTGGTTGGACGACTGAGATGGAATATGAAGATTTTCCAGTCGGATTGAATGAAGATATCGTGCGTGCTATTTCAGCCAAAAAAGAGGAGCCTGAATGGATGACTGAATGGCGTTTGGAAGCTTTCCGTGCTTGGCAAAAGATGGAAGAACCAGAGTGGGCAAACGTAACTTATGAAAAGCCAGATTTTCAGGCTATTCAGTATTATGCAGCTCCAAAGCCTAAGAAAGAATTAGCAAGCTTAGATGAGGTTGATCCTGAATTATTAAAAACGTTCGAGAAATTAGGAATTTCTTTAGACGAACAAAAACGTTTGTCTGGAGTTGCTATCGATGTTGTTTTTGATTCAGTTTCAGTAAAAACAACTTTTCGCGAAACGTTAGCGGAAAAAGGAATTATTTTTATGTCAATTTCGGAGGCCATTAAAGAGCATCCAGAATTGGTGAGAAAATATATTGGTAAAGTAGTGCCACCAACAGATAACTTTTATGCAGCTTTAAACTCTGCAGTTTTCTCGGACGGATCTTTCTGTTATATTCCAAAAGGTGTTCGTTGTCCAATGGAATTGTCAACATATTTCCGTATCAACTCTGCAGGAACAGGACAATTTGAACGTACGTTATTGATTGCGGACGAAGGGTCTTATGTATCATATTTAGAAGGTTGTACAGCGCCTATGCGTGACGAAAACCAATTACACGCTGCGGTGGTTGAGTTACTTGTGATGGATGATGCTGAAATTAAATATTCAACTGTTCAGAACTGGTACCCAGGAGATGATAAAGGAAAAGGAGGTGTTTTCAACTTTGTAACAAAACGTGCAGTTTGTGAGAAAAACGCAAAAGTATCGTGGACACAAGTAGAAACTGGTTCTGCTGTAACGTGGAAATATCCATCTTGTATCTTGAAAGGTGATAATTCGGTAGGTGAGTTTTACTCAATTGCTGTAACAAATAATTACCAACAAGCAGATACAGGTACAAAAATGATTCATATCGGTAAAAATTCTAAATCGACTATTATTTCGAAAGGTATTTCTGCTGGTAAATCTCAAAACTCTTATCGTGGTTTAGTGAAAGTAATGAAAAATGCAGAAGGAGCACGTAACTTCTCTCAGTGTGATTCATTATTGATGGGTAACGAATGTGGAGCACACACGTTCCCTTATATTGAAATCGAAAATAAATCGGCTCAATTAGAACACGAAGCAACAACTTCTAAAATTGGTGAAGATCAATTATTTTATTGTAACCAACGAGGTATTGATACAGAAAAAGCGATTGCATTAATCGTAAACGGATTTAGCCGCGAAGTATTAGATAAATTACCAATGGAGTTTGCTGTAGAAGCAAAAAAATTATTAGAAATCTCATTAGAAGGTTCTGTAGGATAGTTTTTACTAATGAGTTAATGTGAAAATTTGTCAATGAGTTAATGATGGAAAAAGATAATATTATTTTAAAATTAACTTTAGAATTTTCACTATTAATTATAGAATATTGTGAAGAACTTGAAATGAATAAAAGATTTGTTATTTCAAATCAATTGTTAAAATAAGGAACTTCAATTGGAGCAAATATTAGAGAAGCTCAAAACGCTGAAAGCTTGAATGATTTTATTCACAAATTTAAGATTGCAGCAAAAGAAATTGATGAAACCAAGTATTGGTTAGAATTATGTCAATTATCTAAAAATTATCCAAATACAGAAAGTTTAACCGAAAAATTGGTAAACATTTCTAAAATTGTGAATAAAATAATAAGTACATCAAAATCAAGATAATTAGAAAATTATCACATTA
This portion of the Empedobacter stercoris genome encodes:
- the sufB gene encoding Fe-S cluster assembly protein SufB, whose amino-acid sequence is MSNTKYTEDDLREDLASQKQYEFGWTTEMEYEDFPVGLNEDIVRAISAKKEEPEWMTEWRLEAFRAWQKMEEPEWANVTYEKPDFQAIQYYAAPKPKKELASLDEVDPELLKTFEKLGISLDEQKRLSGVAIDVVFDSVSVKTTFRETLAEKGIIFMSISEAIKEHPELVRKYIGKVVPPTDNFYAALNSAVFSDGSFCYIPKGVRCPMELSTYFRINSAGTGQFERTLLIADEGSYVSYLEGCTAPMRDENQLHAAVVELLVMDDAEIKYSTVQNWYPGDDKGKGGVFNFVTKRAVCEKNAKVSWTQVETGSAVTWKYPSCILKGDNSVGEFYSIAVTNNYQQADTGTKMIHIGKNSKSTIISKGISAGKSQNSYRGLVKVMKNAEGARNFSQCDSLLMGNECGAHTFPYIEIENKSAQLEHEATTSKIGEDQLFYCNQRGIDTEKAIALIVNGFSREVLDKLPMEFAVEAKKLLEISLEGSVG
- a CDS encoding four helix bundle protein, with protein sequence MNDFIHKFKIAAKEIDETKYWLELCQLSKNYPNTESLTEKLVNISKIVNKIISTSKSR